Proteins encoded together in one Telopea speciosissima isolate NSW1024214 ecotype Mountain lineage chromosome 4, Tspe_v1, whole genome shotgun sequence window:
- the LOC122657357 gene encoding transcription factor bHLH147-like — MESPLILNPETNSDRSIESRRKKKKLSNPRRSQNQNQMRWNSPAEQQNYSSKLIEALRQVRRNRNPSASLEAPTAAPSSSSNSPSRAESVPRGGRAVREAADRALAIAAKGRTRWSRAILKSRLKLKFKKRRIQRVAAVAGDNPSKRRAVSVIGLNLKEKKRSTGAQVQRKIRVLGRLVPGCRKLSLPNLLEETTDYVAALKMQIRAMTALTNLLSVSSAGASPIDRVGSTQPPTQS; from the coding sequence ATGGAGTCGCCTCTGATCTTAAATCCCGAAACGAATTCCGATAGATCCATAGAGtccagaaggaagaagaagaaactctcGAACCCAAGGCGGAGCCAAAACCAGAACCAGATGAGATGGAATTCCCCAGCCGAACAACAGAATTACTCCTCAAAGCTCATCGAAGCCTTGCGTCAAGTTCGCCGCAATCGTAATCCTTCAGCTTCACTCGAAGCGCCGACTGCcgctccttcttcctcttctaattCTCCTTCTCGTGCGGAATCTGTCCCACGGGGCGGCCGTGCCGTGCGTGAAGCAGCCGACAGGGCTTTAGCCATAGCGGCCAAGGGACGAACGAGGTGGAGCAGAGCAATCCTAAAGAGCCGTCTCAAGTTGAAATTCAAGAAGAGGAGGATACAGAGGGTGGCGGCCGTCGCCGGCGACAACCCATCGAAGAGACGAGCAGTCAGCGTCATTGGATTgaacttgaaagagaaaaagagatcgACAGGGGCTCAGGTGCAGCGAAAAATTCGTGTACTGGGACGGTTAGTTCCAGGTTGCCGGAAACTCTCATTGCCGAACCTATTGGAGGAAACTACGGATTACGTAGCAGCGTTGAAGATGCAGATCAGAGCCATGACCGCTCTCACCAACCTTCTCTCCGTCTCCTCCGCCGGTGCTTCGCCCATCGATCGTGTCGGCTCGACTCAACCACCCACCCAGAGCTGA
- the LOC122657358 gene encoding probable prefoldin subunit 3 — MASSSSSSAVLERRGIPGASFVEDVQTYLTQLGLDVNSTLVFLQERLQQYKLVEMKLLAQQRDLLAKIPDIEKCLDIVVTLQAKEGTGEALITDFEVSEGIYSCARIEDTDSICLWLGANVMLEYSCEEAVSLLQKNLENARASLEVLVGDLQFLRDQVTITQVTIARVYNWDVHQRRSKQAAAAAIKES; from the exons ATGGCTTCGTCGTCTTCTTCATCTGCGGTTTTGGAACGAAGGGGTATTCCCGGAGCTTCATTCGTAGAAGATGTTCAGACGTATCTCACACAATTAGGCTTGGATGTAAACTCCACCCTCGTATTTCTTCAAGAGAG GCTTCAGCAGTACAAATTGGTTGAGATGAAGCTTCTTGCTCAGCAGAGGGATCTTCTG GCAAAGATACCTGACATTGAGAAGTGCTTAGACATAGTTGTCACATTACAAGCTAAGGAGGGTACCGGTGAG GCACTGATCACTGATTTTGAAGTATCAGAAGGCATATATTCTTGTGCTCGTATAGAGGATACTGATTCTATTTGTTTATGGCTCGGAGCAAATGTCATGTTGGAGTATTCATGTGAAGAG GCTGTTTCTCTTCTACAAAAGAATCTAGAAAATGCTAGAGCTAGTTTAGAAGTCCTTGTTGGTGATCTACAATTCCTGAGGGATCAAGTGACAATAACCCAG GTCACAATTGCTCGAGTGTATAATTGGGATGTTCATCAGCGAAGAAGTAagcaagctgctgctgctgcca